A single window of Ictalurus furcatus strain D&B chromosome 3, Billie_1.0, whole genome shotgun sequence DNA harbors:
- the hmgb2a gene encoding high mobility group protein B2a: MGKDPTKPRGKTSSYAFFVQTCREEHKKKHPDTSVNFSEFSKKCAERWKTMSPKEKSKFEEMAKTDKVRYDREMKNYVPPKGAKKGKKKDPNAPKRPPSAFFVFCSDYRPKVKSEYPGISIGDIAKKLGEQWSKLSAKDKVPYEQKAGKLKEKYEKDVAAYRAKGAKTDGAKKGGPGRPVGKKVEVTDDDDDDDEEDEEEDDDLDDDDDDD, translated from the exons ATGGGGAAAGATCCGACTAAGCCGAGGGGGAAGACCTCGTCCTACGCCTTCTTTGTGCAGACCTGCCGGGAGGAGCACAAGAAGAAGCACCCGGACACGTCCGTCAACTTCTCCGAGTTCTCCAAGAAATGCGCCGAGAGATGGAAG ACCATGTCTCCTAAGGAGAAATCAAAATTCGAGGAAATGGCCAAAACCGACAAGGTGCGTTACGACCGGGAAATGAAAAACTACGTGCCGCCGAAAGGAGCCAAGAAAGGGAAGAAGAAGGACCCTAATGCACCCAAGAGGCCACC ATCTGCGTTCTTCGTCTTCTGCTCTGATTACCGGCCAAAGGTGAAGAGCGAGTACCCTGGCATCTCTATTGGTGATATTGCGAAGAAGCTGGGTGAGCAGTGGTCCAAACTGTCGGCCAAGGATAAAGTTCCGTACGAGCAGAAGGCTGGGAAGCTGAAGGAGAAATATGAGAag GACGTCGCTGCATACCGTGCCAAGGGAGCAAAGACAGATGGCGCGAAGAAGGGTGGACCGGGTCGGCCAGTGGGCAAGAAGGTAGAAGTGAcggatgacgacgatgatgatgatgaggaggacgaggaggaagatgatgacttggatgatgatgatgacgatgattaA